The Candidatus Poribacteria bacterium genome includes the window AACTTTGTAGTCTTCTGCATTGAGGAGTTTATTAATCAAATGAATAGCTCCTTTTTTGGGGCGACATTCACCACTGTTTTGAAGATGCTGTCTAATCAATTCTCCGAATTTCGTGCGGACTTCCTTAATTTGCTCCTTTTCCTGAATCTTATTCTCTTCCATGATTTGGCGCAAACTACCTGTATCGGTCACGTTTTTGTATTTGCTCCAATCATCATGGATATAAACTTCACCCAAGACTTCTTTTATGGCGGAGATGTAGCAGGCATCATCGAAACCAAAGCTTTCGACAAGGGTGCCGTCAATATCAAATATTGTCGCAATCATTTGTTACAATTCCTGTCCTTGATCCTTGTCTATGAACGGTTCTGATGGCAATCGCGGCGGGAAGATGAGCGTATGGGTTTTGGATAATTGTTGATAGGTTTTC containing:
- a CDS encoding HAD hydrolase-like protein, which encodes MIATIFDIDGTLVESFGFDDACYISAIKEVLGEVYIHDDWSKYKNVTDTGSLRQIMEENKIQEKEQIKEVRTKFGELIRQHLQNSGECRPKKGAIHLINKLLNAEDYKVGFATGGWRHTAKMKLWHAGFNLKNTVLTSSDDGDERVVIMQKCLFALGNCFHRIVYIGDAEWDMQATEELGWHFIGVGKRLKGKCKFWVEDFSSQDTFMKMLHA